A part of Sus scrofa isolate TJ Tabasco breed Duroc chromosome 15, Sscrofa11.1, whole genome shotgun sequence genomic DNA contains:
- the FIGN gene encoding fidgetin isoform X2 has protein sequence MQWTPEHAQWPEQHFDITSTTRSPAHKVEAYRGHLQRTYQYAWANDDISALTASNLLKKYAEKYSGILEGPVDRSVLSNYSDAPSGLVNGRKNESEPWQPSLNSDAVYPMNCVPDVITASKAGVSSALPPADVSASIGSSPGVASNLTEPSYSSSTCGSHTVPSLHTGLPSQEYAPGYNGSYLHSTYSSQPAPALPSPHPSPLHSSGLLQPPPPPPPPPALVPGYNGTSNLSSYSYPSASYPPQTAVGSGYSPGGAPPPPSAYLPSGIPAPTPLPPTTVPGYTYQGHGLTPIAPSALTNSSASSLKRKAFYMAGQGDMDSSYGNYSYGQQRSTQSLCDRMPDNSISNSNRGNGFDRSAETSSLAFKPTKQLMSSEQQRKFSSQSSRALTPPSYSTAKNSLGSRSSESFGKYTSPVMSEHGDEHRQLLSHPMQGPGLRAATSSNHSVDEQLKNTDTHLIDLVTNEIITQGPPVDWNDIAGLDLVKAVIKEEVLWPVLRSDAFSGLTALPRSILLFGPRGTGKTLLGRCIASQLGATFFKIAGSGLVAKWLGEAEKIIHASFLVARCRQPSVIFVSDIDMLLSSQVSEEHSPVSRMRTEFLMQLDTVLTSAEDQIIVICATSKPEEIDESLRRYFMKRLLIPLPDSTARHQIIVQLLSQHNYCLNDKEFALLVQRTEGFSGLDVAHLCQEAAVGPLHAMPATDLSAIMPSQLRPITYQDFENAFCKIQPSISQKELDMYVEWNKMFGCSQ, from the coding sequence ATGCAGTGGACGCCAGAGCATGCCCAGTGGCCAGAACAGCACTTTGACATCACTTCCACCACTCGGTCTCCTGCCCACAAAGTTGAAGCCTACAGAGGTCATTTGCAGCGCACATACCAGTATGCCTGGGCAAATGATGATATATCTGCTCTAACTGCATCCAACCTACtaaaaaaatatgcagaaaagTATTCAGGCATTTTGGAAGGCCCTGTGGACCGATCTGTACTCAGCAACTACTCAGATGCACCATCAGGGTTAGTGAACGGTAGGAAAAATGAAAGCGAACCCTGGCAGCCTTCCTTGAATTCAGACGCTGTTTATCCCATGAACTGTGTTCCAGATGTTATCACTGCCAGCAAAGCTGGAGTCAGTTCAGCCCTCCCTCCAGCAGATGTCTCTGCAAGTATAGGGAGCTCTCCTGGGGTAGCCAGCAACCTGACAGAACCTAGTTATTCAAGTAGTACCTGTGGAAGCCACACTGTACCTAGTCTTCATACAGGGCTCCCATCTCAGGAATATGCCCCAGGATACAACGGCTCATATTTGCATTCTACGTATAGTAGCCAGCCAGCACCTGCACTTCCTTCACCTCATCCATCTCCTTTGCATAGCTCTGGGCTCCTACAgccacctccaccacctcctccaccaccagCCCTGGTCCCAGGCTATAATGGGACTTCTAACCTCTCCAGTTACAGCTATCCCTCTGCTAGCTATCCTCCCCAGACTGCTGTGGGCTCTGGGTACAGCCCTGGGGGTGCACCCCCTCCTCCTTCGGCATACCTGCCTTCAGGAATTCCCGCTCCtacacccctcccccccaccactgTTCCTGGCTACACCTACCAGGGTCATGGTTTGACGCCTATCGCACCCTCGGCTCTGACAAACAGTTCGGCAAGTTCTCTCAAAAGGAAAGCTTTCTATATGGCAGGGCAGGGAGACATGGACTCCAGTTATGGAAATTACAGCTATGGCCAACAGAGATCTACACAGAGTCTATGTGACAGAATGCCCGACAATAGCATTTCAAACTCAAATCGGGGGAATGGCTTTGACAGAAGTGCTGAAACATCATCCTTAGCATTTAAGCCAACAAAGCAGCTAATGTCctctgaacagcaaaggaaattcaGCAGCCAGTCCAGTAGGGCTCTGACCCCTCCTTCCTACAGTACTGCTAAAAATTCATTGGGATCAAGATCCAGTGAATCCTTTGGGAAGTATACATCACCAGTAATGAGTGAGCATGGGGATGAGCACAGGCAGCTCCTTTCTCACCCAATGCAAGGCCCTGGACTCCGTGCAGCTACCTCATCCAACCACTCTGTGGACGAACAACTGAAGAATACTGACACACACCTCATTGACCTGGTAACCAATGAGATTATCACCCAAGGACCACCAGTGGACTGGAATGACATTGCTGGTCTCGATCTAGTAAAGGCTGTCATTAAAGAAGAGGTTTTATGGCCAGTGTTGAGGTCAGATGCATTCAGTGGACTGACAGCCTTACCTCGGAGCATTCTTTTATTTGGGCCCCGGGGAACAGGCAAAACATTATTGGGCAGATGCATAGCTAGTCAGTTAGGGGccacatttttcaaaattgctgGTTCTGGACTTGTCGCCAAGTGGTtaggagaggcagagaaaattATCCATGCCTCTTTCCTTGTGGCCAGATGTCGCCAGCCCTCGGTGATCTTTGTCAGTGACATTGACATGCTTCTCTCCTCTCAAGTGAGTGAGGAACATAGTCCAGTCAGTCGAATGAGAACCGAATTTCTGATGCAGCTGGACACTGTTCTAACTTCGGCTGAGGACCAAATCATAGTAATTTGTGCCACCAGTAAaccagaagaaatagatgaatctCTTCGGAGGTACTTCATGAAACGACTTTTAATCCCACTTCCTGACAGCACAGCGAGGCACCAGATAATAGTACAACTGCTCTCACAGCACAATTACTGTCTCAATGACAAGGAGTTTGCACTGCTCGTCCAGCGCACAGAAGGCTTTTCTGGACTAGATGTGGCTCATTTGTGTCAGGAAGCAGCGGTGGGCCCCCTCCATGCCATGCCAGCCACAGACCTTTCAGCCATTATGCCCAGCCAGTTGAGGCCCATTACATATCAAGACTTTGAAAATGCTTTCTGCAAGATTCAGCCTAGCATATCTCAAAAAGAGCTTGATATGTATGTTGAATGGAACAAAATGTTTGGTTGCAGTCAGtga
- the FIGN gene encoding fidgetin isoform X1 encodes MISSTSVYGLKMQWTPEHAQWPEQHFDITSTTRSPAHKVEAYRGHLQRTYQYAWANDDISALTASNLLKKYAEKYSGILEGPVDRSVLSNYSDAPSGLVNGRKNESEPWQPSLNSDAVYPMNCVPDVITASKAGVSSALPPADVSASIGSSPGVASNLTEPSYSSSTCGSHTVPSLHTGLPSQEYAPGYNGSYLHSTYSSQPAPALPSPHPSPLHSSGLLQPPPPPPPPPALVPGYNGTSNLSSYSYPSASYPPQTAVGSGYSPGGAPPPPSAYLPSGIPAPTPLPPTTVPGYTYQGHGLTPIAPSALTNSSASSLKRKAFYMAGQGDMDSSYGNYSYGQQRSTQSLCDRMPDNSISNSNRGNGFDRSAETSSLAFKPTKQLMSSEQQRKFSSQSSRALTPPSYSTAKNSLGSRSSESFGKYTSPVMSEHGDEHRQLLSHPMQGPGLRAATSSNHSVDEQLKNTDTHLIDLVTNEIITQGPPVDWNDIAGLDLVKAVIKEEVLWPVLRSDAFSGLTALPRSILLFGPRGTGKTLLGRCIASQLGATFFKIAGSGLVAKWLGEAEKIIHASFLVARCRQPSVIFVSDIDMLLSSQVSEEHSPVSRMRTEFLMQLDTVLTSAEDQIIVICATSKPEEIDESLRRYFMKRLLIPLPDSTARHQIIVQLLSQHNYCLNDKEFALLVQRTEGFSGLDVAHLCQEAAVGPLHAMPATDLSAIMPSQLRPITYQDFENAFCKIQPSISQKELDMYVEWNKMFGCSQ; translated from the coding sequence GCTTGAAGATGCAGTGGACGCCAGAGCATGCCCAGTGGCCAGAACAGCACTTTGACATCACTTCCACCACTCGGTCTCCTGCCCACAAAGTTGAAGCCTACAGAGGTCATTTGCAGCGCACATACCAGTATGCCTGGGCAAATGATGATATATCTGCTCTAACTGCATCCAACCTACtaaaaaaatatgcagaaaagTATTCAGGCATTTTGGAAGGCCCTGTGGACCGATCTGTACTCAGCAACTACTCAGATGCACCATCAGGGTTAGTGAACGGTAGGAAAAATGAAAGCGAACCCTGGCAGCCTTCCTTGAATTCAGACGCTGTTTATCCCATGAACTGTGTTCCAGATGTTATCACTGCCAGCAAAGCTGGAGTCAGTTCAGCCCTCCCTCCAGCAGATGTCTCTGCAAGTATAGGGAGCTCTCCTGGGGTAGCCAGCAACCTGACAGAACCTAGTTATTCAAGTAGTACCTGTGGAAGCCACACTGTACCTAGTCTTCATACAGGGCTCCCATCTCAGGAATATGCCCCAGGATACAACGGCTCATATTTGCATTCTACGTATAGTAGCCAGCCAGCACCTGCACTTCCTTCACCTCATCCATCTCCTTTGCATAGCTCTGGGCTCCTACAgccacctccaccacctcctccaccaccagCCCTGGTCCCAGGCTATAATGGGACTTCTAACCTCTCCAGTTACAGCTATCCCTCTGCTAGCTATCCTCCCCAGACTGCTGTGGGCTCTGGGTACAGCCCTGGGGGTGCACCCCCTCCTCCTTCGGCATACCTGCCTTCAGGAATTCCCGCTCCtacacccctcccccccaccactgTTCCTGGCTACACCTACCAGGGTCATGGTTTGACGCCTATCGCACCCTCGGCTCTGACAAACAGTTCGGCAAGTTCTCTCAAAAGGAAAGCTTTCTATATGGCAGGGCAGGGAGACATGGACTCCAGTTATGGAAATTACAGCTATGGCCAACAGAGATCTACACAGAGTCTATGTGACAGAATGCCCGACAATAGCATTTCAAACTCAAATCGGGGGAATGGCTTTGACAGAAGTGCTGAAACATCATCCTTAGCATTTAAGCCAACAAAGCAGCTAATGTCctctgaacagcaaaggaaattcaGCAGCCAGTCCAGTAGGGCTCTGACCCCTCCTTCCTACAGTACTGCTAAAAATTCATTGGGATCAAGATCCAGTGAATCCTTTGGGAAGTATACATCACCAGTAATGAGTGAGCATGGGGATGAGCACAGGCAGCTCCTTTCTCACCCAATGCAAGGCCCTGGACTCCGTGCAGCTACCTCATCCAACCACTCTGTGGACGAACAACTGAAGAATACTGACACACACCTCATTGACCTGGTAACCAATGAGATTATCACCCAAGGACCACCAGTGGACTGGAATGACATTGCTGGTCTCGATCTAGTAAAGGCTGTCATTAAAGAAGAGGTTTTATGGCCAGTGTTGAGGTCAGATGCATTCAGTGGACTGACAGCCTTACCTCGGAGCATTCTTTTATTTGGGCCCCGGGGAACAGGCAAAACATTATTGGGCAGATGCATAGCTAGTCAGTTAGGGGccacatttttcaaaattgctgGTTCTGGACTTGTCGCCAAGTGGTtaggagaggcagagaaaattATCCATGCCTCTTTCCTTGTGGCCAGATGTCGCCAGCCCTCGGTGATCTTTGTCAGTGACATTGACATGCTTCTCTCCTCTCAAGTGAGTGAGGAACATAGTCCAGTCAGTCGAATGAGAACCGAATTTCTGATGCAGCTGGACACTGTTCTAACTTCGGCTGAGGACCAAATCATAGTAATTTGTGCCACCAGTAAaccagaagaaatagatgaatctCTTCGGAGGTACTTCATGAAACGACTTTTAATCCCACTTCCTGACAGCACAGCGAGGCACCAGATAATAGTACAACTGCTCTCACAGCACAATTACTGTCTCAATGACAAGGAGTTTGCACTGCTCGTCCAGCGCACAGAAGGCTTTTCTGGACTAGATGTGGCTCATTTGTGTCAGGAAGCAGCGGTGGGCCCCCTCCATGCCATGCCAGCCACAGACCTTTCAGCCATTATGCCCAGCCAGTTGAGGCCCATTACATATCAAGACTTTGAAAATGCTTTCTGCAAGATTCAGCCTAGCATATCTCAAAAAGAGCTTGATATGTATGTTGAATGGAACAAAATGTTTGGTTGCAGTCAGtga